In the Thermogemmatispora onikobensis genome, AGCAATGGTATCAAAGAGACGGGTACTGCCGTCCGCTGTAATGGTGGCAATTTGCTGGAGGACCTGCTGACGCTTGGGGCCAACCTCTGAGAGCGGACTGATGACCCTGGCTTCATCGCTGAAGGTCGTTAGCCCAAGGATGTCATCATCGCTCATCAGCCGCACAAAGTCGCTGAGGCCCTGCCGCGCGGCATCGATCTTGCTCATCCCGTTGAAGTCGTCGTTCATGCTCCCCGAGGTGTCCAGAATGAGCATGGCGGCCACACGGCGTTTTTGCGCCTGCCAGGTGCCCTCAATAGCATTGATAACGTCCACCGAGGGGACCTGCAGGATGGTCCGCGGCTGCTCTGGGTCGACGCCGTGAGCGCTGTCAATGGGGGCGCCAATCGCTACCGAGGCCACAGCAGGGCGGAAGCCGTAGCGCAGGGCTTTGGCTTGCTGTTGGGGCGCCAGAAGAAAGGCGCGCAGGACTTCTGCGGCACTCTCTTTGGCCGGCGTCAGCCAGCTACCGTGCAGAATGGCGTAGGGGTGATCGCTGTAGAAGGTGCCCTCTTTGGGGTAGATGGCCACGACGGGAAAGGGGAGATGGGAATAGCTATGACCGTCATTGGCTTCAACTACCAGGTTTTCGTACATGACAGCCGCGCTGAGGAAGCTGGGCCCTTTGTTGAACATTTCGTCGGCAAAGAAACCGGTGCTGTCGCCATAGTGAACGACTGCCCTTTCAATGCCAGCGATAAAGTTGCTGACGCGAGAATCGTTGATATCTGCTACGGTTAGCCCGCGCTGTTTGCCCAAAGCGGCGTAGCTCATGGCAATGACGGCGTCAAGTCCGGAATTGGAATATGCTGGATGGGTGTGGCCGAATTTGAAGCTGCCCGCCTCGGGATGACCATAGGCAGCCCACCCCTGCACATTGGTGCTCAGGCGCGCGATGTCGCTCCAGCCAATGGCACGCTGCGGCCAGCCAAGTGCTTCAGCCAGCGGTTTCCACATGGCAATGACAACAGGACTGCTGACCAGCGAGGGGGTGGCGCTGGCTCCCATGTCGATAAGATTCTGCCCGGTCTTCTGGTGCCAGCGGGCATTGAGAAGGCTGAGCCAGACGCTGCCTGCTGGACTCCAGACGTCGGGCCTGATAGTGCCATTGAGGATCTGCTGCAGGGAGTCGCCGGAGCCAATGGGGATGGCGTTGACAGTGATGAGGCCATCGCAGCCGGCGTAGTGGTGGTTGTTGAAGTCGGCAATGACCTCTCTCATCCAGGCTTCTTTCTCGGAGCCATAGTAGAGGGTGAGGGTCACCGGGTCGCTCGAATGATGCTGACAATTCAGCGGATAGGGGGCCGGCGTGGGCGTGGGCTGCACGGTGGCGCTCCAGGGCGCCTCACAGCTCACCAGGAGCGTGAAGAGCAGCAATAAAGTACAAACAGAGCAGAAGAGGCTGATCCAGAGTGTTCTTCGTCTTCGCCGGCTGAGGGTCTCATTTGCTCTCAGCATCGTCTTCGCCTATCCTTTCCTGTCGAAAGCATGAGTAGCGTGGTCGTGGCAGCATCAGGAATCGGGGGAAGCTGTGGGCCACCTCTCTCGGAGGTGGTGCCTCCGCTTCTGTTCTGGCTTTATCGTCCTCCTATCGGACTGGCTAACTGGTGGCAGTGGCGCTATTGCCGTAGGCGCTGAGCCACTCTTGAAGTAAGGCATCTGTCACAGGGCCTGCTGGCGGCTGTGCCTCGGGACCAAGCTGCGCTGGTATCTTGAGACTGCTCGCCAGGTCGGGAAAAGGGTTGCCTGCAAGGCGGTCGTAGATGGTGACCGCGGCGTTGGTGGGCCGGAAGCCGCTTTTGAGGGCTGCGCGCTGCTGCTCCTCGCCGAGGAGGAAGTCGCGAAAGAGGCGCGCCGCTTCTTGCTGCTCACTGGTGACCCATTCGGCGTCAAGGATGGCAAAGGGATGATCGCTTAGCAGGTTGAGGCCCGGATAGAAGGGGAGAAGAGCCATGCCCTGGCGTTGGCGCGCCTCCGCCTGATAGGTCAGCACGAGGTTCTCGTAGGTGAAGGCCAGATCATAGGAAGAAGGCCCTTTGAGAATGACTTCACGCTCTAGATAGGTGCCGCTGCTGCGCCCGAATTGGGTGACGGCTCCCTCAATATCGTCGAGGTAGCGCAGAAAACCTTTGTCACGCACCTGGTCGCTGGTAAGGCCTCGTTGTTGATGGAAGTAGGCATAGGCCAGCAGGGTAATGCTCAGCAGGCCGCTATTGGACTGATCGGGACGAGTCTGGGCCAGCTTGATTTGACCCCAGTCGGCAGGCCCTCCCAGGTCCTGCCAGCCGTTTTTGAGGAGAACGGTGCTGTGAACGGCCTCCCAGTCGATGGTGCGGTAACGCTGAAGCAGGAGACGTGCGCGCTCTTCCCAGACTGCAAAGACCAGAGGGCTGAAGACGAGCGAGCGTGGTGACAGGTCTGCTGAGGAGGCTACGATCTCTTTGCCTCCGTGTGTGGCCTTCCAGGCATCATTCAGCTGGTTGAGCTCCAGTGTGCTGGCCGGACTCCAGGCGATGGGTCGCAGTTGGCCATTGAGAATGCGGGCACGGGCATCGAGCGAGCCACGCTCTTCGGCTTGCGGCAGGGTGATGCGTTTGCCGCCCAGGGTCACCCCGCGCTGGTTAAAGGCTGCGACGGCGGCGCTGATCCAGCCTTCTTTTTCGGTGCTGTAGACAAAGCTGAGAGCAATCTGCCCGGCCACTCCCGTCGTTCCTCCGCTACGCTGGCGCGAGAAGAAGAAAGGGAGGCTGAGCAGGCCAGCGCCCGCGACAAGGCTCACTGCGCCTGCGGTCAGCAGCAGGCGACGCGAGATGCGTCTCCCTCCCTGAACGGCAAGCTGCGCCTGGGGTCCCTGGCCCGGCGTTCCGGGTAACGGTGTTATCGGTGTTGGTGGACTGCTGGCGGGCAGCGGGGTCACTGGCAGAGCGTTCGCCGGTGGCGAAGTCGCTGGCGAGGCTGTTCGGCCACCCGCGGCGACATTGGGCAGGCCAGGAAGGGAGCCTTTCATGGCACCAGGGGAGCTGAAGCCGGCAGCCAGGATTGCCATGTACATGGCCGCGGCAGTTTGATAGCGCTGCGCTGGATCTTCAGCCATCGCTGTCAGGATGATCTCCTCGCTGGCGGCAGAGATTCGCGGGTTCAAGGCGCGTGGGGCCTGAAAGAGACTAGGATTAAGGCGCCTGGTCGGAGCGTCAAGGGGTAGCTCGCCGGTGAGGAGCTCGTAGAGCGTGGCCCCCAGGGCGTAGATGTCCGAACGCGCATCACTTTGACCGCGCCCATACTGCTCTAGCGGGGCATAGCCCTGAGAGCCAAGCAGGGTGGTGTCACGTGTGACCTGGCTCTTAAAGATGCGGGCAATGCCGAAATCGATGAGCTTGAGCTGGTCATCTGGGGTCAGCATGACGTTGGCCGGCTTCATGTCACGGAAGATGATCGCCTGGGAGCGCGTGTGCAGGTAGTGCAGGACAGCACATAGCTCCAGACCCCAGCCCATGACGGTCGCTTCGTCGAGCGGTCCGCCGTGTTCTTCCAGGATCTTCGCCAGCGTTTGGCCCTCGATGAATTCCATGACAAGGTAGGCTTTGCCCGCTTCTTCGAAGAAGTCGCTGACATTGGGCAGGTTGGGATGCTGGAGCTGAACCAGGAGATCTGCCTCTTGGCGAAAGTCGGCCAGGGCACGCGCTTTCTCGCTGGGAGTGAGCAGGGCATCGCCCATCTCTTTGATGGCGACCTGCCGGCGAGCCGAGAAGCGCAAGTCCAGGGCTTTGTAGACAGCTCCAAAGCCCCCTTTGCCAACAAGGGCGACGATGCGGTAGCGTCCGCTGAGCAGGGCACCAGGACTAAGGGCCCCAGTGATCCGTCGACCTCCTCCGGTGACCGCTGACGAGGAGGCTACGGCAGCATAGACGCCGGTTGGCGGTCCGGCCAGCGTGTAACCACAGTTGATACAGAATTGTTCACCGGGCGCGTTCGGGGTACCACAGTGGCCACAGGTGAGGAATCCTCCAGTATGACTCTGCAAGGTTTTTCACTTCCTCGTGAATAGCACGTACAAGCACGTATGGCTCCTCGGCCTTTGATCGGTCGTGATGAGTCGCGCACTCGTGATGCTCATGTTCTGCTTATCCAATTGCCACGCTGCGAGTATGTCGCCAGAGCTTTATCTCTGCTTTACGGCTCTGTTATGGGAATGTAAAGGCTCAATTAAGAAATCAGGATATGCTGACCTGGCTCTGTGCCGGGGTGGAACTGATCGGCGAGTGCGAGGAGGAGTCTCGCCTCTCTGGTGAGATGCAGAGTCTGCAGCTGCGCGCCGATGAGCTGTGTCGTGTTCGGGTCGACGGGCGCCCGTGCCTCTTCCATATCGAGTTTCAAGCGCGAGGCGATGCGCAGATGGCTAACCGCCTGCTGGCAGTATAATATAGTTGCACGGCGCCTGTACCAGCAAGAGGTCTTTTCGTGGGTGATCTACTTGCATGAGGGGGGGGCAAGATGCCACCGCCGCCTTTGCGCTGGCCCGGCTTGCGTAAGGGCGAGGCCGATACGCTCTCGTTCTCTTATCGCGTGGTGAAGCTGTGGAAGGTGGCAGCGGAGGATCTGCTGCGTCTCGATCTGCCAGGCATCTGGCCACTGGCACCGCTCTGCCGCGGGGGCTGACGCTATGAGATTGTGGAGCGCGTGATTCCAGGCCTGGAGCAGGCCCAAAGGCGCCAGTGTATCTCAGAGCAGCAGCTACGCGATCTTCTTGCTCATGCTAAGACGCTTGCCAGTTTGACATTTCAAGGTCAGGTGGATTCCAGTCGCGTTCACAGGAGATTCGAGATGCTTCGCGACATCTATCGGGAATCGCCAGCCGTTCAGGAGTGGCTCGCCGAAGGCCGTGCTGAGGGCCGTCTCCTCACAGAGCAGGAGCTTGTGCTTTCCCTGCTGGCCCGCCGCTTTCCCGCTCTCGTCCCCGAGCTGGAGCCGCACATGCGCGCTCTGCAGGACCCCGACCGCCTGCGCGCCCTCTTGCTCGCTTTCTGCGATACCTTCGATCCCGAAGCGGCGCGCGCGCTCTTTCTCACAACAGACCTCTGACATGCCGGCAAGCGCCTGGCTACGGGTCAGCCAGCCAGCCTGAGAGCAAGCGGGACGCTCTTTTACCTGCACCTTATCCGCTTGCTCTCCTTTTCTACCCGTCCACCAGCATCGTGATCTCGCTCTCTTCAGCATTGAGGCCCTCTTCTGTTTTCCTCTTGCCATTGCCGTTACCGTTGCCGTTGAGGTCCTCGATAATGGCGTTCAGCTGCTCTAAGGCTGCCTGCAGGTCTTCGACAATATCGCCAATGATCTCGTCTGGCGCTGGCAGATCGCTGGCATCTTCCAGACTGCGATCGCGCAGCCAGACGATGTCAAGGTTCACTTTGTCGCGCTTGATCAGCTCTTCATAGCTGAAGGCGCGGAAGCGCTCGTTCTCTTCGCGCTCATGGCGCCTCCCAGGCTGATAGCAGGCGACAAAGTCGTCGAGGTGGGCCCGCATCAGCGGCCTGGAGCGCAGGGTGAAATGCTGGTTAGTGCGCAGGTCGTAAATCCAGAGCTGCTCGGTCCAGGGCCGGGCGCTGGCCGGCTTGCGCTCAAAAAAGAGGACGTTGGCTTTGACTCCCTGGGCGTAGAAGATGCCGGTCGGCAGGCGCAGCAGGGTATGGACGTCGCAGGTGTCGAGCAGGTCGCGGCGGATGATCTCGCCGGCGCCTCCTTCGAAGAGGACGTTGTCGGGCACAACAATGGCTGCCTGACCGTGGGGCTTGAGCAGGGATTTGACGTGCTGGAGAAAGTTCAGTTGCTTGTTGCTGGTGCTGGCGATGAAGTCGTCGCGCACGATGACGCTGGCCTCGCGCTCTTCACGCCCTTTTTCGTTGATGTAGGTGATGCTGCTTTTGCGCCCAAAAGGGGGATTGGTGAGCACGAGGTCGAAATATTCGCCGGGATGGCTGCGCAGGCTGTCGGCGACCCGAATGGGACAGTG is a window encoding:
- a CDS encoding class I SAM-dependent DNA methyltransferase, with the translated sequence MSDTHNAQYIVQRLWNYCNILRDEGLSYGDYLEQLTYLLFLKMAHERTQPPYNQPARIPEELSWASLLKLDGEALEAHYRRILSELGQRNGMLGIIFRKAQNKIQDPAKLRRLIVDLIDREQWTSLSADVKGDAYEGLLQKNAEDIKGGAGQYFTPRPLISAIVDVMQPRPGQRICDPACGTGGFLLAAHDYIVKHYSQQMNRDQRRFLKHEALHGWEIVDAAARLCVMNLFLHGIGDDESEHCPIRVADSLRSHPGEYFDLVLTNPPFGRKSSITYINEKGREEREASVIVRDDFIASTSNKQLNFLQHVKSLLKPHGQAAIVVPDNVLFEGGAGEIIRRDLLDTCDVHTLLRLPTGIFYAQGVKANVLFFERKPASARPWTEQLWIYDLRTNQHFTLRSRPLMRAHLDDFVACYQPGRRHEREENERFRAFSYEELIKRDKVNLDIVWLRDRSLEDASDLPAPDEIIGDIVEDLQAALEQLNAIIEDLNGNGNGNGKRKTEEGLNAEESEITMLVDG
- a CDS encoding substrate-binding and vWA domain-containing protein produces the protein MLRANETLSRRRRRTLWISLFCSVCTLLLLFTLLVSCEAPWSATVQPTPTPAPYPLNCQHHSSDPVTLTLYYGSEKEAWMREVIADFNNHHYAGCDGLITVNAIPIGSGDSLQQILNGTIRPDVWSPAGSVWLSLLNARWHQKTGQNLIDMGASATPSLVSSPVVIAMWKPLAEALGWPQRAIGWSDIARLSTNVQGWAAYGHPEAGSFKFGHTHPAYSNSGLDAVIAMSYAALGKQRGLTVADINDSRVSNFIAGIERAVVHYGDSTGFFADEMFNKGPSFLSAAVMYENLVVEANDGHSYSHLPFPVVAIYPKEGTFYSDHPYAILHGSWLTPAKESAAEVLRAFLLAPQQQAKALRYGFRPAVASVAIGAPIDSAHGVDPEQPRTILQVPSVDVINAIEGTWQAQKRRVAAMLILDTSGSMNDDFNGMSKIDAARQGLSDFVRLMSDDDILGLTTFSDEARVISPLSEVGPKRQQVLQQIATITADGSTRLFDTIAEQVQALNSFATDDIKAVVVLTDGQDNVSQLSRDKLLQRITPEGEDAGRGIKVFTIAYGDDADVDALKSIAAATGAQEYAGTPQNIRAVYNQISLFF
- a CDS encoding protein kinase domain-containing protein, whose product is MQSHTGGFLTCGHCGTPNAPGEQFCINCGYTLAGPPTGVYAAVASSSAVTGGGRRITGALSPGALLSGRYRIVALVGKGGFGAVYKALDLRFSARRQVAIKEMGDALLTPSEKARALADFRQEADLLVQLQHPNLPNVSDFFEEAGKAYLVMEFIEGQTLAKILEEHGGPLDEATVMGWGLELCAVLHYLHTRSQAIIFRDMKPANVMLTPDDQLKLIDFGIARIFKSQVTRDTTLLGSQGYAPLEQYGRGQSDARSDIYALGATLYELLTGELPLDAPTRRLNPSLFQAPRALNPRISAASEEIILTAMAEDPAQRYQTAAAMYMAILAAGFSSPGAMKGSLPGLPNVAAGGRTASPATSPPANALPVTPLPASSPPTPITPLPGTPGQGPQAQLAVQGGRRISRRLLLTAGAVSLVAGAGLLSLPFFFSRQRSGGTTGVAGQIALSFVYSTEKEGWISAAVAAFNQRGVTLGGKRITLPQAEERGSLDARARILNGQLRPIAWSPASTLELNQLNDAWKATHGGKEIVASSADLSPRSLVFSPLVFAVWEERARLLLQRYRTIDWEAVHSTVLLKNGWQDLGGPADWGQIKLAQTRPDQSNSGLLSITLLAYAYFHQQRGLTSDQVRDKGFLRYLDDIEGAVTQFGRSSGTYLEREVILKGPSSYDLAFTYENLVLTYQAEARQRQGMALLPFYPGLNLLSDHPFAILDAEWVTSEQQEAARLFRDFLLGEEQQRAALKSGFRPTNAAVTIYDRLAGNPFPDLASSLKIPAQLGPEAQPPAGPVTDALLQEWLSAYGNSATATS